A window of the Gossypium hirsutum isolate 1008001.06 chromosome A05, Gossypium_hirsutum_v2.1, whole genome shotgun sequence genome harbors these coding sequences:
- the LOC107915269 gene encoding asparagine--tRNA ligase, cytoplasmic 2 encodes MPDEPDAGIWSSLLSSCKTFNALDIGAKVTDKTFETKLRWGVPLTAEHLSYLADDHYKRPVIIYDYPKAVKPFYVRLNDDGKTVAAFDMVVPKMGTVITGSQSEERLDMLSARMKEFDLSRDQYEWYQDLRKHGTVKHSGFRLGFDLMVLLMTGLTDVRDVVPFPRTHGKANN; translated from the exons ATGCCTGATGAACCAGATGCTGGAATCTGGAGTTCATTACTCAGTTCCTGTAAAACTTTTAATGCACTGGATATTGGAGCTAAA GTGACAGATAAGACTTTCGAAACAAAACTTCGATGGGGAGTCCCTTTAACAGCTGAACATCTAAG CTACTTGGCTGATGATCACTATAAGAGACCTGTGATTATTTATGATTATCCAAAAGCAGTTAAGCCATTTTATGTACGCTTGAATGATGATGGAAAAACAGTGGCCGCTTTTGATATGGTTGTACCCAAG ATGGGAACAGTGATTACGGGTAGCCAAAGTGAAGAGCGGCTTGACATGCTAAGTGCAAG AATGAAGGAATTTGACTTGTCAAGAGATCAGTACGAATGGTACCAAGATCTTCGCAAGCATGGAACAGTCAAGCACTCTGGGTTTAGACTAGGGTTCGATCTTATGGTTCTTCTTATGACTGGCCTCACTGATGTCAGAGATGTAGTTCCTTTTCCCCGAACTCATGGCAAAGCCAACAACTAA